The DNA region CGGCCGCCTGATAGCCCGGTTCACCGAAGCGGCCGAAGTCCAGGTACTCGCTGTAGTAGTCCACTGGGCCATCGACACCGCGTTCGAGGATGCGCGGCAGTTCGGTGTCGCCGAGGACCGCAATCTGGGCATCCCGTCGCGTGGCATAGAACACGAGGACTTGCGTCTGACCAGCCGCGGGCGCCGGCGCCAGCACCGCTGCGGCGACCACCGAGGCCACGACGACCATCCAGCGCCGGACGCGACTGCTCTCGAGACAAGTCATTCGGCTAGAAGTCCATCTCGGCCGACAGGCGCACGAAGCGTGGCGCCAGCATCGTCTGCGGCTGCAACCACGTGCCCCCCGGGACAAAAGCGGGGTTGTATGTCAAGACCGCGCTCGAGTTCAGGACGTTGTAGACCTCGAGGCCGAATGTGGTGCGAATGCCGCCGAACCTCAGCATCTTGCCGACGCGGAGGTCGAACTGGTTGATCCGGTCGCCGTAAAGCGTGCCCGGCCGGATCAGGTTGACCGTCACGTTCGCGGCATTGCCCGCGAGGTTCCTGCCCAGCGAGGGCGCCACTTCCGCGTTGGAGGCCGTGTACTGCGCGGCGAGCATCTGACCGGGCTTGCTCTGCATCGTGGCCGACACCTGCACGTCGAGCCGCGGGATGAGATACGTCACCAGCCCCCTGAACTGCGTGAGCACTCCGTATGCGACGCGGCAATACGGGCTGGTCGGCGTGACGGCTGATGCATTGAGCCCCGGGCCGAACGCGCTGGTGCCCGTGGTGGTCGTGGCAAGCTCAGGCACAGAGGCGCGCACCGCGCAGTTGTCGGACACGCTCTGCCCGGTGCTCGTGCCGCCGACGAGCTCGAACCGGTGCCACATGCGCAGGTGAAGCAGCGCGTCCACGCCATCGAACCGCTGCCGCCACTCCCCCGCGCTGGCCGCATCGATGATGCGGTTGTTCACCTGGCCAACCTTCTCGGGCACCACGTCGTACAGCCCCGAGACGACATACCCGCCGCCATCGGGAAGACGTGGGTCCGTCGGCGCCGTGACGCTGAACGGCGTCAGATCAGCCGGGGTCAGCGCCAGGTTGTCGACGGCGAAGAAGTTCTGGAACCAGCGGCGCGTGTAACTCACCGACAGCCACGACCCTCGTCCGAGCTGCTGCTGCCAGGTCGCCGACAGATTCCAGTCCGATGGCCGCACGCCCCAACCATTGACGACCTCAGGCCCGTAGCTGTTGGTCAGCACGTACTGCCCGAACCTGGCGTTCGAGAGAGCGCCACACAGGTCGCCCCCGGTGCCGCGCAGATCCTGAGACGCCGGGTTGCTCAGGTCGCAATCGGCGACGTAGTTCCCGTTGGCGTCGGTCCAGGCGCGGGTGACGCCGGCCGGGCCGAACGGCCCGGTGGTCTGCGGCAGGCGCAGCGTCGGGTTGGTGGTGGCGTAGATGCCCGATGCGCCGGCGCCCTCGAGATACTTGCCGAGGCTGACGCGCAGGACGGTGCGACCGGAGCCCGTGACGTCGTACGCCGCCGCGCCCCGGATGGTCACGTCCTTGTAGCTGTCGACGCCGCGCGTGGCAGGCACCACGATCGGCTGCGGCAGGAATCGCGACGGACCGAGCGTCTGCGACGGGAACCAGCTGCGCGCCCAATCGAACCGCACCGCACCGTGCAGGGTCAGGCGCCCGAGCCTCGACTGCTGTTGGAGGTACGCCGCGTCGGTGCCGACCCGCGCGTCGTTGACCCAGGGTGAGATCGACTGCGTGAGCTGGTTCGGCACGCCGTTGTTGACCCGGTACGTGAGGCCCTGGTCGTTGGTGAACCAGGTGCGGTCGTCGGTCATCAACCCGTGGTGGTACCCCACCTTCAGCGTGTGACTGCCGGTCGCGTACGTCAGCACTGCCTTCCACACGTAGGAACCGGCGTGCGCATCGCTGAAGTCCTGGGACCGGTACACAAGGTTGGGGATGTTGCCGTTGGCGGCACACCCGTTCGCGCACTGTTCCACGACGCGGATGAGCCCACGTGTGGGGTTCGGCACCCGCTCGAAGTTGCCGACGCCGAAGTACGTGCCGCCGTAGCCCGCCTCGAGGAGCACACGCGAGGTGACGGGCGACGACCACGTGACCTGCGTCACGTCGAGCCTCCTGCCGAGCACGCCCACGGCCTCCGGCGTGACCCGCTGCGGCTCCGACAGCCCGGCCGTCGCGCCCGTGCAGGTACGGCAGAGCGCCTGCGCGTCCCAGAACACGCTGAGCTTGTTGCGGCGAGTGATCTGCCAGGTCAGGCGAGCGCTGGCGTTCTCGAACGTGCGATCCGAGTAGGCCGCCCTGGCCGGGTCCGGGGCGTAGAGCCACTGGGAGGCATCGCCGGCGTGGCGGTTGTAGTAGATGTTGGGGCTCTCGAGCGTGCTGCCGCCGACCCGCCCGCTGGCGAAGTACCAGAGCCGGTCTCGCAGGATCGGGCCACCCACGGTGCTCGAGAAGTCATGGAGATGCGTGAAAGGGCGTGCTGTGGTCACGCCCTGCGCCCGCAAGGCTGGCGTCACGTTGTCGGACTGCAGGGCGACATTGCTGCCGCTGGCCAACAAGGACCCGCGCGTCGCGTTGCCGCCACTGTCGGCGACGACGTTCATGACCAGTCCCGATGTCTCGCTCTCGCCGAGCGTGCTGTCGATGGTGAAGGTGATCCCGCTGGCGCGGCCGACGTCCACGACGTAGCTGGCCGCCGAGTTGCCACTCGGCGGACTCCCCACCGTCAACCCGTCGAGCGTCAGGCGACCTTCGTTCGTGCGGCCCCCGTGAATGGGGAAGGTGACCGTCGACGTGTTGACGACGATGCCGTTGTCGCT from Luteitalea sp. TBR-22 includes:
- a CDS encoding carboxypeptidase-like regulatory domain-containing protein — encoded protein: MSLFRLALSGVLAGCALTPETAWAQSLAGRVIDPAGNPAPGVVVEASSPALLERSRSARTDDAGRYHLEQLSVGVYSVRFTLDGLQMYQVDGVELRGPGAVVLNAAMTVEPVRLDVTVSGATPMVDAASASRDVVVSGELIRNLPTARSYNALLPLIPGVVTSDNGIVVNTSTVTFPIHGGRTNEGRLTLDGLTVGSPPSGNSAASYVVDVGRASGITFTIDSTLGESETSGLVMNVVADSGGNATRGSLLASGSNVALQSDNVTPALRAQGVTTARPFTHLHDFSSTVGGPILRDRLWYFASGRVGGSTLESPNIYYNRHAGDASQWLYAPDPARAAYSDRTFENASARLTWQITRRNKLSVFWDAQALCRTCTGATAGLSEPQRVTPEAVGVLGRRLDVTQVTWSSPVTSRVLLEAGYGGTYFGVGNFERVPNPTRGLIRVVEQCANGCAANGNIPNLVYRSQDFSDAHAGSYVWKAVLTYATGSHTLKVGYHHGLMTDDRTWFTNDQGLTYRVNNGVPNQLTQSISPWVNDARVGTDAAYLQQQSRLGRLTLHGAVRFDWARSWFPSQTLGPSRFLPQPIVVPATRGVDSYKDVTIRGAAAYDVTGSGRTVLRVSLGKYLEGAGASGIYATTNPTLRLPQTTGPFGPAGVTRAWTDANGNYVADCDLSNPASQDLRGTGGDLCGALSNARFGQYVLTNSYGPEVVNGWGVRPSDWNLSATWQQQLGRGSWLSVSYTRRWFQNFFAVDNLALTPADLTPFSVTAPTDPRLPDGGGYVVSGLYDVVPEKVGQVNNRIIDAASAGEWRQRFDGVDALLHLRMWHRFELVGGTSTGQSVSDNCAVRASVPELATTTTGTSAFGPGLNASAVTPTSPYCRVAYGVLTQFRGLVTYLIPRLDVQVSATMQSKPGQMLAAQYTASNAEVAPSLGRNLAGNAANVTVNLIRPGTLYGDRINQFDLRVGKMLRFGGIRTTFGLEVYNVLNSSAVLTYNPAFVPGGTWLQPQTMLAPRFVRLSAEMDF